ACCCTGTCATTTTGTCATGACAAACACCCCTGCCAAGTGGCACAAGAAGGAAATTAGTGCAAGTACCCCAAAACCATATCAAACACCTTCTGCATTTTAACTAACAACCCTGTTTGGGCCTCTTCCAAGAATCCAAATGAGTTCTCCTGTTTACCACACCTCCTCCTAACCTCCCTCTACCTCTGGCATTTAGCACAAGTCAATACTCATTGATCAAGGGGATGAAACCACCAATTTTCTATTCTGGACAGCCCCATTTCCACTCTTCTCCTTCCTCTCTCTTCACCCACTGGCCACCCAAAGCATCCAAGGCCAAGATCCTTTTCTTTACTCCCTCCTAGACCTGCTAGACATGCTTGGGGCGCCCACACTGCTTAGAAAACGGCATGCCATGCCATTTGGGCGCTCTAGAGTGCGCTACAGCGCGGCCAGGCACTGTACCCGCCCCCTGCCAACCACCTCCGGCCACCAGCGCGCCCGACGATGCACCTCGACGTCTGCGTCACGCCATGCCTCTTtccccctcctccctctccctcctctcgccCCAGCTCGCACGCGCGCTGGCCGCCCGAGCGCACCAGTGAGCACGCTCACACGTGCGGTGCCCTGGCCCCTCTGCTttccctctcttctctcccctcGCCCTAGACCAACCCCACGAGCACCCCAGACACGCCCACGCGCGCCCCCGTGACCCACAGCAACGGCAACGACCTCGCCGGCGCATGGGTCCACAGCAAGCCCTGGCCTGGCTATATAAGACCTCCCAGAGCCCTCCTCTCCTCACCACTCGGCCTCTGCAGCTCCTAAACACCCCCTGAACCACCCACTCCTCTCCAGAAGCACCCGAACTCGAGAtcaagctcgagctccgccgcctcgggtCGCCATCGATCTCAGGGTACAGGCCCTCtccgcctctcctcttcctcgATCTGGAACCACCGCGGCTCACTGATCCTTTCCCCTTTCCTCCCCGCTTCTTTTGCAGCCGGAAACGGCCAGAACAATCGACGCCCAATGCTCCTCCGCCGCGTGACATCGTCGCCGGTGAACCAGGCTGCTCTGGTGACtacctccaccaccaccagaaCGGCAACATCCCCCTGAGTCCAACGGTGCCACCCGCTCGACCTGTCGTGCCCTGTAGCGTCGCCGGTGAGCTCGCCGACCCCTCTGGTCGCGAGGTTGGAGATGACAGGGCGGgtcccgcctgtcagcctctcctctccctcgcctccctcTCTCTCACTAGCGCATGGGCCCCGCCTGTCAGGTTCAAACCTGGCACGCGCGCGCGCCGCTCGGCTCGCCTGGGCCGAATCGCCTCTGGGCCTGTGCACTGCGGCAGTTCTAGCCCTATTGCACAGTagcctttttccttttctttttctttcaccTTCCCAAAAATTCCACAGGATTAAATATTTATACAAATGCAATAATTCCAGTTCTTAAAATCTTGTAAAAATCCCACCTATTTAATGGTATAACTTTCATTCATGTCCAACCAACTTTTATGTACtgttcatattcaaattcaaatttgaatataTTTTAACCCCtctgaaaatccatttattctatTCTACTACTCCAAATCTAGAACTAGGAATTTTCCCCTTCTTAGTTTTCACCCTAGTATTTAACCAAAATGAGTTGACATTTTTCTGAGCACTTTGATTTTTCTGATTTATTATTGCCTTATTTTTTCTCGTTATTATTTTGCGACGATAGATTGCGTTGCTGACAAAGGAGTTGGACCAAAAGACTTTGAAGACCCAGAAGACTTTGCtgagccaggcaagcagccctttgaccatgtctaagaaaccctttttatgcatgtcatgtGGCACTTTCATTGCTTGCATCGAAGTCATGATAAAATGGTGACCACTTGAGGTGGTTTGCCTCCGTTGCTTTTCTCGTTGACACTTGCATGATGCATGACCCCACCTTTCTATGAGGGTTATGAGAGTGGGTGTAGTTAGGATGCTAAGTAACTGCTACGCAAATGGGTTGGGTATATGCATGCTGATGGGAGCAAGATTGTTTTCAAAAGACTTTTCGAAAACCCTGTCGGGTGCCACTTATACCCGAAGGAGATAATGAgttgggtaaccacttgatgacgaagtggtgtaccgaggcaagtgtgtgtgttgttttcaaaacggattggtttaagttgcgatactagcttggagcccgcattactagtgacgggagagtcgttgttgcgctctctcgagacagggtcgtgccaggtactgcggccatgactgttttaacagggcaccggacacaccgttggtaccccgtgcttgtggtatgtgatgaatatgggagcgaggctccacaatttaatatgtgaaatgttgggcacgggggttactaccaatcaagtggactctatgttagtgtcgtctagggaaagatagtgatcgggtgcttaccccgggtacttgaggtaccacgggtcgtggatgacacggaagttccccggatcttgtgggtaaagtgtgcaacctctgcagagtgtaaaactattcgaatagtcgtgtccactgtcaaggacagttgggtaaccgctcttgggtTACGTCCACTTATTTACAAACCAGTGTGTGTGTTCGGATAAGTGGGAAGAACTAATTGGGTCAAGTCAAGGACTTGACATGACTGAGTTGGGTTGAAGCCTACTCCCTTTATGTTAATATCTGTAACCAGTCCCTATGGTTACTTGAAATCATATGATGCCTGATTTACCAGTTGTTGAGCATGTCATAAcaataaaattagctttctgcaaaaatcTACCTATGTCATGCACTGTTGTATCTTGAgccaaaacatgggttgcttgcgagtacattcaaagtactcattggcttgccactggttatttaattggccaggcatggaagaacaggagttcgaagaagagttctttggaggcgaacatgcgaactaggacgCTTCCctgtcagaatgcctgtagggttaaggcagatggcatgggttctacttatcGACGAATATTTCCGCTGCTTAAAGTTTATTTGGTATTCAGCCCTTGTggctttatctatgtaagacttgaccataatggtcataatttgtgtaagacagtatgtatggatgtaagactcttgttatttagcttctgtgtgttcagtgagcattgatctctgggatcactgtaacGTGCATTCGgcgatcacgacttatgagtcagggtccccacagagctggtatcagagccatcctgactgtaggaagccttagttagcatggACGTTAGTTAGGATAAAACCCGTTTTTCAAAACCCTCTATACTCCTCTTCTTTCTAAGCTTACCAAACCCAAGATATATTCCCATATTGACCTCTCCCATTCAACCTTTGTAGATGGCTCTCGTACCCGAAGACTTCCTGACAACCGGATTTCCCGTGCTTCTCGAGGATAGCCTCAAGAAGTGCCAGTTTTACCGAGCCCCCATTTTCACCTACCATGAGCATTGGATCAATGATACCGAGATGGAGTATCATGTGGAAGTGATCGTGAAGGCTAATGACTCTCTGACAAGCTCGTTCTTCGAGGGACCCCAGATGGCAACACTGGTTCTTGCCGTCGAGACGGCAACCCTCAAGGCACTCACCCGCCTCCGAGACCTTCTTCCTGAGATGGCAGACGAGTTGGCAACCCGCTTCTTGCCTTATCGGAAGGAAGGTGAGGATGAAAGCAGTGCACCAGCTTCACCATTGGAGGAAGGACTTCCCCTCCGATTCCAGAGCTACTTCGGCCTCTGTGCCGATAGCTTGGCACAACACTTGGCCTCGGAATCAATGGAGCTCCGAAAGGAACTTCATGAGGCCAAGGCACTTCTTCGCCAAGCACAAGGGAAGACAAATAAGATCAAGAAAGAAGGTGCTTCCCCTGGACAGCCCGCAATCGCATACCGAGGCGGAAGACCCCCAAAGGATGGAGGACCCCCACTGCAACACCGCATGAGCGCAAGGGATTACCGCAAGCTCTTTGCACGACCGGCAAAGCAACACCGTGTTGAGCTCCTCCACTCCCCCATCCCTTCAAGTGAAGAGGAAAGTCAGGATGCGGATGATGAGGAGGAAGACCCAGAAGAGCCAGACTACGCGACCGAGCATTCCACCACTTAGGCATCATTCGCAACTCAGATATGCCAGTTCGTAACCCCTACGGTAGGATAGGTCGAGTACCCCCTATGCGAAGTCGAGTCCTTGTAATGGTTCATATGAAACCATGTAGTGTTGTGTTTGCTTTTGATGTGTTTGATGGACGTCGTGCTTTCCTTCGGGAACTTGTAAGCGACTACACCCATTTGGATTTTAATGAATGTGTTTGGCCTTTTTGGCCCTTGCATGAAAACAATTAGTGTCATACTGACCCCCTTACTAGGCATCCCATCTATATTGCTTTCCCGCATCTTTCCCAATCATGAGACCTTGACCGCTCCAACAGGATGCCTGTTGTAACACGTACTGGTACCTCTACCTAGCAGCAAGAAGCCGGAGCAGGAGCTAGTCAGGACCAAACCCAAGgccaagctccaccaccaccaccacctccaaaCATGGACATGGCTCAGCTTCTCCAAGCCTTCTGAGAGGAATGCCAAGCCAACACTGCAGCCCTCCAGATGATTGCTCAGGCTGTCAACCACCAGCCGGCGGGGAACGGCAATGGACGTTCCACGTTGGCGGAGTTCAAGAAGCATGCACCACCCACCTTCATCGAGACTGCTGAACCCCTGGATGCAGACGACTGGGTCCGCACCATTGAGGATCTGCTGGAACTAGTCGGCTGCACCGAGGACCATGAGAAGGTGGCATATGCTGCTCACTGTCTCGGGGGAACTACCAGAGCTTGGTGGGATGGATTCAAGGTCATGCATGCTAGGCAAAACATCACTTGGAATGACTTCAAGGCAGAATTCCGCAAGGCCCATATTCCTTCCGGAATTATGGCCATCAAGAAGCGTGAGTTCCAAGCCTTGAAGCAAGGAAGTAGAACTGTCAAGGAGTACATGCAGAAGTTCAGTGTTCTCTCAAGGTATGCTCCTGAGGATGTCAGCACTAATGCTGCCAAAAGAGAGCGCTTCATGGAAGGCCTTAACGAGACTCTGCAGTACTCGCTTGTTGTGTGTGACTGCCCAACCTTTCCTGATCTGGTGAACAAGGCACtcatgcttgaggacaagcgacgTGCTTTGGACGATACTCGTAAGCGCAAGATGATCAGCAGGGGTAGCTCTAGCAACCAGAAGCCTTGCCTGTGGCAGCCAGCCCCGGTCAAGCCAACCTATCAGCAGCCAAGAGCCCCTGAACCTCGCACCAACTATCAGCCTCAGCAGTACGCCAACCCCAGGCCAGCTTACAACAACCCCAATAACAATGCCGGCAAGAGCAGCAACCCCAATCAAGTCACTTGCTTTGGATGTGGTCAGGCAGGACACTACTCCAAGTATTGCCCCAACAAGAAGCCCGATGCCCCGCGCCCCAATGCGTAGAACCCAAGACAAGTCCGCGGAATGCCACCAAGGAACCAAGCTCCCCGCAACCCACCCAACAATGGCAAGGGTCGTGTGAATCATGTCACTCCAGAAGAAGCCCAGGAAGACCCGGACGTCGTGCTGGGTATGTTCCTTTTCAACTCAGCACCTGCAACTGtcttgtttgattctggagccaCGCATTCATTTGTCACCCAAAAGTTTGCATTAAAAAGTGGCATGACCCCCTACACCCCTGAATAACCCTATGGTGGTACAAACCCCCGGAGCAGAGGTGAGAGCCAAGATAGGATGTAAAGGAGTCGGGATTATCATTAACGGGGTAGATTTCCTAGCAGACCTTATTATCTTAAGATCGCAAGGCTTGGATGTGATCTTAGGAATGGATTGGCTCATCAAGCACCAAGGCTTGTTAGATTGTTCCAACCGAACTGTCACTGTGACCAATGACCAAGGAGTCAAAGTTAAGTTTGCCCCCAACCCCTCCTCTGCTCAAGGCGCCCAAGTCAACTGTCTGTCAGAAGTTGGATTGGAGCAAGTGCCGGTAGTGTGCGAATACCCCAATGTCTTTCCTGATGAGCTACTGGGAATGCCTCCTGACTGAGACATTGAGTTCATCATCGAGCTCATGCCCGGAGCAGgacccatctataagaagccttatagaatgggaCCGGAAGAGTTAGCAGAGTTAAAGAAGCAACTGGAAGAGCAGTTGAGGAAGGGATTTATCCGCCCTAGTGCCTCCCCTTGGGGATCACCTGTTCTGTTTGTGGCAAAGAAGGACGGTACCATCCGCTTGTGCATTGACTATCGCTCCCTCAATGAAGttacaatcaagaacaagtatccacttcccaagattgaagatctgtttgatcaactcaATGGGGCCAAGGTGTTCTCCAAGATCGACCTTAGATCTGGGTACTACCAGCTGAAAATCAGACCCCAAGATATTCTGAAGACGACATTTTTAACCAGATATGGCATGTATGAGTGCACGGTCATGTCCTTTGGATTAACCAATGCCCCAGCTTACTTCATGTATCTCGTGAATAAGGTCttcatggaatatttggacaAGTTTGTCGTCGTCTTCATTGATGACATTCTTGTCTTCTCGAAGACGGAAGAAGAGCATGAGCAACACTTGAGGATGGTCCTAGACAAGCTTTGAGAGCACCAACTGTaagccaagttcagcaagtgcgaattttggctgcATGAGGTTGGATTCTTGGGTCACAAATTGACTGCCGAAGGATTGTCAGTGGATCCCACCAAGATTCAAGCCGTGACTGAATGGCAAACCCCGAGCAATGTGAAGGAAGTCAGAAGCTTCCTCagactcgcgggatattaccaCAAGTTCATTGAAGAATTCTCAAGCATTGCCCGACCCATGATCCGGCTcttgaagaaggacaagaagtttgaatggacgcCGAAGTGCGAAGAAAGCTTCCAGGAGCTAAAGAAGAGATTGACCACCGCCCCAGTTCTGGCCACACCTGACATTCACAAGGAGTTTGTGATATATTGTGATGCGTCGAGAGCCGGGCTTGGAAGTGTTCTTATGCAAGAAGGCAGAGTCGTAGCATATCTGTCCCGACAGCTATGTCCTCATGAAGAGAACTATGCTACTCATGATCTTGAGTTAGCAGCAGTGGTTCATGCCCTgaagacatggcgacattacctccTAGGGAAGCGGTGTGAGATATACACGGATCACAAAAgtctgaagtatattttcactcagaaggaattgaacatgaggCAGAGAAGATGGCTAGAATTGATCAAGGATTATGATCTCAGTGTTCAATACCACCCTGGAAAGGCGAATGTGGTAGCAGATGCATTAAGCAGAAAGGCTTGTTCCTTGAACGCTTGATTAAGGAAAGGCTACCCGCCTtgtatgaagaacttgaaagctTCGGGTTGGAAGTAGTTGCACCAGGATTCTTGGCCAACCTCGAAGTTAGGCCTACCTTGATGGATGATGTTAAGGAAGCTCGGAAGGGACACGAAAGTATTGAAGGCATCAAGAGGAAGATCAAGGCAGGCAAGGCCCCATGATTCTCAGAGGATGAGCAAGGAATTGTGTGGTTTGGGAATCGCATTTGCGTATCCAACAAGATTGAGCTCAAGAATTTGATCTTGCAAGAAGCTCATGACACCCCGTATTCCATCCACCCCGGAGGAACCAAGATGTATCAAGACCTAAAGGAAAGATTCTGGTGGCATGGCATGAAGAGAGAGATAGCCACTTTCATCGCTAAGTGTGACATATGCCAAAGGGTCAAAGCTGAACATCAGCGACCTGCTGGATTGTTACAGTTTCTCAAAGTGctagaatggaaatgggataaagtcggaatggacttcatcacTGGATTACCCAGGTCAAATAAGGGGCATGACTCCATCTGGGTCATAGTCGACCATTTGACCAAAGTAGCCCATTTCATTCCTGTCAAGACGACTTACAAGGGAAACCAGCTAGCCAGCCTCTACATCAACAGAATCGTAAGCCTTCATGGTGTTCCCAAGGAGATTGTGTCAGATTgtggaacccagtttacctcaaggTTCCGGAAGAAGTTCCAAGAGGCCATGGGAACCAAGTTGTCCTTCAGCACTGCTTTCCATCCACAGACCAGAGGTCAGACGGAACGAGTGAATCAGAtactcgaagacatgcttcgagcctGTGTCTTAGCATATGGAGCTAAGTGGGAAGATTGCCTACCCTtcgccgagttctcctacaacaacagctaccagtcCAGTCTTCAGATGGCACCGTTTGAGGTactatatggacgaaagtgccgcaCTCCCCTCAATTGGTCCGAGACCGGAGAAGGACTAGTCTTTGGGCCCGATATCCTCCgtgaagcagaagagcaagtccAACTTGTCAGAGAGCGTTTGAAGACTGCCAAGTCAAGGCAGAAGAGCTACGCTGACTCACGTCGTCGAGACATGACCTTCCGAGTTGGAGACCATGTCTATCTCCGGGTCACACCTCTCAAGGGAACCCAGCGCTTCCATGTCAAAGGAAAGCTCGCACCAAGATACATCGGCCCCTTCAAGATCACTGAACAGTGAGGAGAAGTGGCTTACCAGTTGGAACTACCACCTGAACTATCTGATGTGCACAACGTATTCCACATATCACAACTCCGGAAGTGTCTCCAAGTTCCAGACAAGCATGATCTTTACAAGGACGTCGATCACCAAGCCATTGACCTTCAGCCTGATTTGACCTACCGCGAGAGACCCATCTGCATTTTGGACAAGGTTGAACGGCGCACTCGAAGCCGCACCATCAAGTACTTcaaggtccagtggagcaaccacactgaagCAGAAGCAACCTGGGAACGTGAAGACTACCTTAGATCCGAGTTTCCCGATCTCTTTTAAAGCCTAGTTtgggaatctcggggacgagattcttgtaaggggggtaggtctgtcacaccctgCATTTTGTAACATGTCATTTGCATTAGTAAATCATGAAAATTTGGATCAATAAAAACTTTTGCATTATTTGGCTTTTTATTTGGAGTTGGTTTTCTCTATGTGATTTTCAAGTGCTCTTTAAAGTCAACACAACTCCACCTTATATACCTCATCTCCTTGCCCCAAACttctgcccaatgatcatgccatgtgtatagaacagtatagtattttcttacaaaaataatttggccaaacaTTATattcaaaaattagttttccaaaaacccctgaattgaggtttgcattacaagtacttgatttggggtatgaaaaatatttcaaacagtatatttgaaacctattagatatgggactcccataaaccacaaaaatataattttaaaagtaatttttctattttatttaaaggctttttatttagtccagaaatggtctttaataggttaaaattatttaaaagcttcaaacatatttgagaaaaatcagggaaactcagtggacatatagtttccatatatatgagtttcaacacatggtcatgttcaaaatagtggacaaaacctcccaaaaccatttctgcccatttcaaggatttgaaatatttctacaggaaatattttcataaaaatcCAAGGAACATCCAACAAGTCACAAATGCATATTGTGATCACCTTGCAAAGCCTCATCTCAATTAAGGTCATTTTGGTTCACCAAaatgccccaaaaccctctctgacCAGAATCAAATTTGAACAAATTTGTACTACCAACTTTCTCTCTTTGACCCCAACTTTTGTGAGCATGTTCACATGACCAAATGAGGCCACTACACTGAGTGGTGCATCAAGGGGAAGTGATTTGCTCAACTAGATCTACACAAGTTCATTTCTGCTAATTTCTAGGGTTTGCCAAAGTTACATTAGCAAACTCTTCCAAATGAGCTCATCTTCCTTCTAACCTGTCATTTTGTCATGACAAACACCACTGCCAAGTGGCACAAGAAGGAAATTAGTGCAAGTACTCCAAAACCATATCAAACACCTTCTGCATTTTAACTAACAACCCTGTTTGCGCCTCTTCCAAGAATCCAAATGAGTTCTCCTGTTTACCACACCTCCTCCTAACCTCCCTCTACCTCTGGCATTTAGCACAAGTCAATACTCATTGATCAAGGGGATGAAACCACCAATTTTCTATTCTAGACAGCCCCATTTCCACTCTTCTCCTTCCTCTCTCTTCACCCACTGGCCACCCAAAGCATCCAAGGCCAAGATCCTTTTCTTTACTCCCTCCTAGACCTGCTAGACATGCTTGGGGGCGCCCACACTGCTTAGAAAATGGCATGCCAAGCCATTTGGGCGCTCTAGAGCGTGCTACAGTGCGGCCAGGCACTGTAGCCACCCCCTGCCAACCACCTCCGGCCACCTCGGGCCTCCCCAGCGCGCCCGACAATGTGCCTCGACGTCTGCGTCATGCCACGCGTCTGtccccctcctccctctccctcctcccgccCCAGCTCGCACGCGCGCCGGCCGCCCGAGCACACCAGTGAGCGCGCTCACATGCGCGGTGCCCTGGCCCCCtgctttccccctcttctcttcccTCGCCCTAGACCAACCCCACGAGCACCCTAGACACACCCACGCGCGCCCCCGTGACCCACAGCA
The Aegilops tauschii subsp. strangulata cultivar AL8/78 chromosome 3, Aet v6.0, whole genome shotgun sequence genome window above contains:
- the LOC141042892 gene encoding uncharacterized protein → MIAQAVNHQPAGNGNGRSTLAEFKKHAPPTFIETAEPLDADDWVRTIEDLLELVGCTEDHEKVAYAAHCLGGTTRAWWDGFKVMHARQNITWNDFKAEFRKAHIPSGIMAIKKREFQALKQGSRTVKEYMQKFSVLSRYAPEDVSTNAAKRERFMEGLNETLQYSLVVCDCPTFPDLVNKALMLEDKRRALDDTRKRKMISRGSSSNQKPCLWQPAPVKPTYQQPRAPEPRTNYQPQQYANPRPAYNNPNNNAGKSSNPNQVTCFGCGQAGHYSKYCPNKKPDAPRPNA